In Thermodesulfobacteriota bacterium, the genomic stretch CTTCTAGATACTCCATTACCTCAGCTTCATCTATGTCACAACAATTCCCAAGGTCTATTGATTTGCTTATTCCAACGTTCATAGAAGATGTAATATATTCCATAACAGGACAGCAGAATTGGCCGCTTTGAGCAACAAATGAGACTCCTCCCTTCTTAGGGTAATCCATTGCATAAAAGGGCAGTACTAGGTTATTGGATGTATTAACAGGCCCAACTGCATTAGGCCCCATCAGCCTTATCCCCTTTTGTTTTGCTAATTTTACCACTTTTGCTTGGAGTTTAGCGCCAGCCTCACCGGATTCAGAAAAACCTCCAGAGACCAGCAAAATATTCTTTATCCCCTTAGCCTCACAATCGCTCAACAATTCAAGGGTCTCATCTGCAGAAACCATGGAGACAGCTAAATCTATATATTTTGGGAGATCTTTTACGGTTTTATAAGTTTTAAACCCCAGTATATCTCCTCCCTCTGGATGAACTGGATAGACTTCTCCCTCAAAGCCAAACTCTCTCAAATTTTGTAAAATAATGTATCCAGGTCTATTAGGCGTTTTTGAAACTCCAACTATTGCAATACCTCTCGGTCCCAAGAAAGCTTTTAATGTGTGTTCCATAATCCTTTCCCTTAGATTCTTAATAATATACAATTCCACTATTTCTGATCTAACACAACCAATGCATCCACAGCAACCGGTTTGTCACCTTGTACTATTAAGGGATTTATATCTATTTCCTTAATCTGTTCAAATTCTAATCCGATGTTGCTGTTTTGTTCATATTTCTTTCTGCACTATGCAGGCATCTATCCCTGGCAATAAAAAACCCAGCCGAAGTTGCTTCCTTTTTTGTTGCACTTCAATGTTAAATGTAGCCTTCCTCTCTTTGTTAAATAAAAAAGAAGACTCACAAAAATTCAAAAACTCGGCTTCCTCCAGTCTGTAATTGGGATGAACCTGAGATTGTCCACATCAGCCTTGTATATTCTGCTGTTGTTAACTACTTTGTGGTTATCTGGGCCAAGATTTACAACTCCACATATCCCCTGCGTATCGAAGTTTTTTATCTTTTCCCATCCTTTTACCAGGGTTTCGCTATTCAGATTCCTACCTGCATTATTTAAACCCTCACAGAGTATCATTGAAGTTAACCAACCCTGTACATAGTTTTCATCTCGATACCCCGAACCTTGGTTATATTTTTTGTCAATCTTCCTTAGATGAACCATTCCAGGAGTGTTGTCGACAGGAGATCCCAACCCATTGATTCCCATAAGACCATTCGCCGCACTTCGAGTCATTTCTATCAACTTCCCGACAACTGCATACTGCATAGCTATAATCTGACTATTAAAGCCGAATTTTTTCGCATCCCTTAAAACAGCTGCCGTATTGGCTAGATAACCATGAATAATGACATAATCTG encodes the following:
- a CDS encoding acetate--CoA ligase family protein, which codes for MGLEFEQIKEIDINPLIVQGDKPVAVDALVVLDQK